A genome region from Baekduia alba includes the following:
- a CDS encoding ABC transporter permease — translation MSAMPVQGSPGADAAAEAEAAPTAMGGAGGRLALRERGTSMLAVVIPPLLVFLVVLGAWILVSQVILAEDKQFLLPAPWAVVDVAFLDAHNRAELFTGLWLTAKAAMVGLALSIVIGMSTAIAMSQAKWVERSLYPYAVVLQTIPVLAIVPLIGFTLGYDFSSRVLVVVLIALFPVITNTLFGLLSVDQGHHDLFSLHKGGRITRLVKLQLPAAMPAIFTGLRIAAGASVIGAVVGDFFFQQGTPGIGVLMNTYASELESERLYAAVILSSLLGIVVFLAVTWLERRVVGRWHTATRAPR, via the coding sequence ATGAGCGCCATGCCGGTCCAGGGCTCTCCGGGCGCCGACGCGGCCGCCGAGGCCGAGGCCGCGCCGACCGCGATGGGCGGCGCCGGCGGGCGCCTGGCGCTGCGCGAGCGCGGGACGTCGATGCTCGCCGTCGTGATCCCGCCGCTGCTGGTGTTCCTGGTGGTGCTGGGCGCCTGGATCCTCGTCAGCCAGGTCATCCTGGCCGAGGACAAGCAGTTCCTGCTGCCGGCGCCGTGGGCCGTGGTGGACGTCGCGTTCCTGGACGCCCACAACCGCGCCGAGCTGTTCACCGGCCTGTGGCTGACCGCGAAGGCGGCGATGGTGGGGCTCGCGCTGTCGATCGTCATCGGCATGAGCACGGCGATCGCGATGTCGCAGGCCAAGTGGGTGGAGCGCTCGCTCTACCCGTACGCGGTCGTGCTCCAGACGATCCCGGTCCTGGCGATCGTGCCGCTTATCGGCTTCACGTTGGGCTATGACTTCTCCAGCCGCGTGCTGGTCGTCGTGCTGATCGCGCTGTTCCCGGTCATCACCAACACCCTGTTCGGCCTGCTCTCGGTCGACCAGGGCCACCATGACCTGTTCAGCCTGCACAAGGGTGGGCGGATCACGCGCCTGGTCAAGCTGCAGCTGCCGGCCGCGATGCCCGCGATCTTCACCGGGCTGCGGATCGCCGCGGGCGCCTCGGTCATCGGCGCCGTCGTCGGCGACTTCTTCTTCCAGCAGGGCACGCCGGGCATCGGCGTGTTGATGAACACCTACGCGTCGGAGCTCGAGTCCGAGCGCCTGTACGCGGCGGTCATCTTGTCGTCCTTGCTGGGGATCGTCGTGTTCCTGGCCGTCACGTGGCTGGAGCGCCGCGTCGTCGGCCGCTGGCACACGGCAACACGCGCACCCCGTTGA
- a CDS encoding amidohydrolase family protein, producing MNATLLLRGGVDAAGARLDVRVDAATGAIVHAEADVTPSPADTVVACFDMVLLPAPAEPHAHLDKALSAAAAPNPAGDLVGAIAAWHAYRPTLDEAEILGRARAAAHELVVHGTTAIRTHVDVGPGIGLRGLHALVALREELAEQQLAQLQIVALISPPLTGPEGAENRELLAAALDAGADVAGGCPHLDPDPVGATAAALDAAELAGTPIDLHSDETLDPRALAVRDLARMVVERGFVAGAVASHCVSLGVQTPEVQALVARELADAGVAVVALPQTNLYLQAREVAAAPPRGLTAVRALLDAGVTVAAGADNVRDPFNCVGRSDPLETAALMVMAAHLTPEEAWARVSTDARAAMGLPAVALVPGAPAEILAVHGASLADAIARGSEHRFVIHAGRCVARTEVRTVLEPSSTVPALTS from the coding sequence GTGAACGCGACGTTGCTGCTGCGCGGGGGCGTCGACGCGGCCGGCGCGCGCCTGGACGTGCGGGTCGACGCGGCGACCGGCGCGATCGTGCACGCGGAGGCCGACGTCACGCCGTCGCCCGCCGACACCGTGGTCGCGTGCTTCGACATGGTGCTCCTGCCGGCGCCGGCCGAGCCGCACGCGCACCTGGACAAGGCGTTGAGCGCCGCCGCCGCGCCGAACCCAGCCGGCGACCTCGTCGGCGCGATCGCCGCCTGGCACGCCTACCGGCCGACGCTGGACGAGGCCGAGATCCTCGGGCGCGCCCGCGCCGCCGCGCACGAGCTGGTCGTCCACGGCACGACCGCGATCCGGACGCACGTCGACGTCGGGCCGGGCATCGGGCTGCGGGGCCTGCACGCGCTCGTCGCGCTGCGCGAGGAATTGGCCGAGCAGCAGCTCGCGCAGCTGCAGATCGTCGCGCTGATCTCGCCGCCGCTGACCGGGCCCGAGGGCGCCGAGAACCGCGAGCTGCTGGCCGCGGCCCTGGACGCGGGCGCCGACGTCGCCGGCGGCTGCCCGCACCTGGACCCCGACCCGGTCGGCGCGACCGCCGCGGCGCTGGACGCCGCCGAGCTGGCCGGCACGCCGATCGACCTGCACTCCGACGAGACGCTCGACCCGCGCGCCCTCGCGGTGCGCGACCTCGCGCGCATGGTCGTCGAGCGCGGGTTCGTCGCCGGCGCGGTCGCGTCGCACTGCGTCTCGCTCGGCGTCCAGACGCCGGAGGTCCAGGCGCTCGTCGCGCGCGAGCTGGCCGACGCGGGCGTCGCGGTCGTCGCGCTCCCGCAGACCAACCTGTACTTGCAGGCGCGCGAGGTCGCCGCGGCGCCGCCGCGCGGGCTGACCGCCGTGCGCGCGCTGCTGGACGCCGGCGTCACCGTCGCCGCCGGCGCCGACAACGTGCGCGACCCCTTCAACTGCGTCGGGCGCTCCGACCCGCTGGAGACCGCCGCGCTGATGGTCATGGCCGCGCACCTCACGCCCGAGGAGGCGTGGGCGCGCGTCAGCACGGACGCGCGCGCCGCGATGGGCCTGCCGGCCGTCGCGCTCGTGCCCGGCGCGCCCGCCGAGATCCTCGCCGTGCACGGCGCGTCGCTGGCCGACGCGATCGCGCGCGGCTCCGAGCACCGCTTCGTCATCCACGCCGGCCGCTGCGTCGCCCGCACCGAGGTGCGCACCGTGCTGGAGCCCTCGTCCACCGTCCCAGCACTCACCTCATGA
- a CDS encoding LLM class flavin-dependent oxidoreductase: MRTDLHFYATAPMPDAGPGAPAPTDRRVTNDDVVGTYASLQGWAKLADELGYDTLWLTEHHFQHEGYEVTPNLVLFGLHLANITKSLRMGQAFNVVPTWHPLRLAEDFATADILTGGRMVFGVGRGTVPRESMTLGAPVASGDNAMSKQLDAINRERFEEAMEVIQLAWTQERFSYNGTHHVYPPPGIPDRGATVTELTLVPRPTRPIEIFQPVSSPRTLSYVAQQGFHGVFALASPDRMKRSWDLFAEEAAKVGRDLAPGEARAMQLMVHVGATTEAAMARVRPGHDEYVKFLSPYGRFGQYDGEDLPFDYAPTLEETRAARAMAVGSVEDVVEVLGEFRDKLDLRHVLLFPEFPGLTREEIDEQLVLLAEEVMPRLGVELGATATR; the protein is encoded by the coding sequence TTGCGTACCGACCTGCACTTCTACGCCACCGCCCCGATGCCCGACGCGGGCCCCGGCGCCCCGGCGCCGACCGACCGGCGCGTCACCAACGACGACGTGGTCGGCACGTACGCGTCCCTGCAGGGGTGGGCGAAGCTGGCGGACGAGCTCGGCTACGACACCCTCTGGCTGACCGAGCACCACTTCCAGCACGAGGGCTACGAGGTCACGCCCAACCTCGTGCTGTTCGGGCTGCACCTGGCCAACATCACCAAGTCGCTGCGGATGGGGCAGGCCTTCAACGTCGTGCCGACGTGGCATCCGCTGCGGCTCGCCGAGGACTTCGCGACCGCCGACATCCTGACCGGCGGGCGGATGGTCTTCGGCGTCGGCCGCGGCACCGTGCCGCGCGAGTCGATGACCTTGGGCGCGCCCGTCGCGTCCGGCGACAACGCCATGTCCAAGCAGCTCGACGCGATCAACCGCGAGCGCTTCGAGGAGGCGATGGAGGTCATCCAGCTCGCCTGGACGCAGGAGCGGTTCTCCTACAACGGCACGCACCACGTCTACCCGCCGCCCGGGATCCCGGACCGCGGCGCGACCGTCACCGAGCTCACGCTCGTCCCGCGCCCGACGCGGCCGATCGAGATCTTCCAGCCGGTCAGCTCGCCGCGGACGCTGAGCTACGTCGCGCAGCAGGGGTTCCACGGCGTCTTCGCGCTCGCCAGCCCGGACCGGATGAAGCGCTCGTGGGACCTGTTCGCCGAGGAGGCCGCGAAGGTCGGCCGCGACCTGGCGCCCGGCGAGGCCCGCGCGATGCAGCTGATGGTCCACGTCGGCGCGACCACCGAGGCCGCGATGGCGCGCGTGCGCCCCGGCCACGACGAGTACGTGAAGTTCCTCTCGCCGTACGGGCGCTTCGGCCAGTACGACGGCGAGGACCTGCCGTTCGACTACGCGCCGACGCTGGAGGAGACGCGCGCGGCGCGGGCGATGGCCGTCGGGTCGGTCGAGGACGTCGTCGAGGTGCTCGGCGAGTTCCGCGACAAGTTGGATCTCCGGCACGTCCTGCTGTTCCCGGAGTTCCCGGGCCTGACGCGGGAGGAGATCGACGAGCAGCTCGTGCTGCTGGCCGAGGAGGTCATGCCGCGGTTGGGCGTCGAGCTGGGCGCGACCGCGACGCGATGA
- the uraH gene encoding hydroxyisourate hydrolase — MATVSGRLTTHVLDVASGRPAAGVEVSLWRDGALVASATTNADGRTDAPLLDALEVGEYELRFAVGAYFAASGLASDPPFLGVVPVRFGIADAGAHHHVPLLVAPWSYSTYRGS; from the coding sequence ATGGCGACGGTGAGCGGACGCCTGACGACGCATGTGCTGGATGTGGCGAGCGGGCGGCCGGCCGCCGGCGTGGAGGTCTCGCTGTGGCGCGACGGCGCGCTCGTGGCCTCCGCCACCACCAACGCCGACGGGCGGACCGACGCACCGCTGCTCGACGCGCTCGAGGTCGGCGAGTACGAGCTGCGCTTCGCGGTGGGCGCGTACTTCGCCGCCTCCGGGCTCGCGTCCGACCCGCCGTTCCTGGGCGTCGTCCCGGTCCGGTTCGGGATCGCCGACGCCGGCGCCCATCACCACGTGCCGCTCCTCGTCGCGCCGTGGTCGTACTCGACGTACCGCGGTTCTTAG
- a CDS encoding ABC transporter ATP-binding protein, with the protein MSTQTITAPPGSATAPGLTFDAVAMRFADGTQAVQEASFSVAPGEFVSIVGPSGCGKSTLLKITAGLLDATGGSVALGPGNLGYVFQDATLLPWRTVRGNVELLGELEGMSRAERRAAAARAIELVGLTGFEDKYPKSLSGGMKMRASLARALTLQPSTFLFDEPFGALDEITRERLNDELLALFERERFAGLFITHSIAEAVFLSTRVLVMSARPGRIVGDFAIPFAYPRRPELRFDPAFAELSGRVSAALRGAYA; encoded by the coding sequence ATGAGCACGCAGACCATCACCGCGCCACCCGGCTCCGCGACCGCGCCCGGCCTCACCTTCGACGCCGTCGCGATGCGGTTCGCCGACGGCACCCAGGCGGTCCAGGAGGCGTCGTTCTCCGTCGCCCCCGGCGAGTTCGTCTCGATCGTCGGGCCGTCGGGCTGTGGCAAGTCCACGCTGTTGAAGATCACCGCCGGCCTGCTGGACGCGACCGGCGGGTCGGTCGCGCTCGGGCCCGGCAACCTCGGCTACGTCTTCCAGGACGCGACGCTGCTGCCGTGGCGCACCGTCCGCGGCAACGTCGAGCTGCTGGGCGAGCTGGAGGGGATGTCGCGCGCCGAGCGGCGGGCCGCCGCGGCCCGGGCGATCGAGCTGGTGGGGCTGACCGGCTTCGAGGACAAGTACCCCAAGTCGCTGTCGGGCGGGATGAAGATGCGCGCGTCGCTGGCGCGGGCGCTGACGCTCCAGCCCTCGACGTTCCTGTTCGACGAGCCGTTCGGCGCGCTGGACGAGATCACGCGCGAGCGGCTCAACGACGAGCTGCTGGCGCTGTTCGAGCGCGAGCGCTTCGCGGGCCTGTTCATCACGCACTCGATCGCCGAGGCCGTGTTCCTGTCCACCCGGGTGCTGGTGATGAGCGCGCGGCCGGGCCGGATCGTCGGGGACTTCGCCATCCCGTTCGCCTACCCGCGGCGCCCGGAGCTGCGCTTCGACCCGGCGTTCGCGGAGCTGTCGGGCAGGGTCTCGGCCGCGCTGCGGGGGGCCTACGCATGA